Proteins found in one Siniperca chuatsi isolate FFG_IHB_CAS linkage group LG22, ASM2008510v1, whole genome shotgun sequence genomic segment:
- the LOC122870218 gene encoding ATP synthase subunit a-like: MFYFTMFCFTTFCFTLLRSTLLRSALLYYVLLYYVLLYYVLLYFTMFYFTMFYFAMFCFTLLRSTLLRSTLLRSALLYFTTFCFTLLRSTLLRSALLYYVLLYYVLLYYVLLYYILLYFTTFCFTTFCFTLLRSTLLRSALLYFTTFCFTLLRSTLLRSALLYYVLLYYVLLYYVLLYFTTFYFTTFCFTLLRSTLLRSALLRSTLLYYVLLYYVLLYFVLLYYVLLCYVLLYFTTFYFTTFYFTSFYFTTFYFTTFCFAMFCFTLLRSTLLRSTLLRSTLLRSALLCSAILHSVQRLYSAKAFRYKSIFTQYSNIKHNMMKR, translated from the coding sequence ATGTTCTACTTTACTATGTTCTGCTTTACTACGTTCTGCTTTACTTTACTACGTTCTACTTTACTACGTTCTGCTTTACTTTACTACGTTCTACTTTACTACGTTCTGCTTTACTACGTTCTACTTTACTTTACTATGTTCTACTTTACTATGTTCTACTTTGCTATGTTCTGCTTTACTTTACTACGTTCTACTTTACTACGTTCTACTTTACTACGttctgctttactttactttactacgTTCTGCTTTACTTTACTACGTTCTACTTTACTACGTTCTGCTTTACTTTACTACGTTCTGCTTTACTACGTTCTGCTTTACTACGTTCTGCTTTACTACATTCTGCTTTACTTTACTACGTTCTGCTTTACTACGTTCTGCTTTACTTTACTACGTTCTACTTTACTACGttctgctttactttactttactacgTTCTGCTTTACTTTACTACGTTCTACTTTACTACGTTCTGCTTTACTTTACTATGTTCTACTTTACTATGTTCTGCTTTACTACGTTCTGCTTTACTTTACTACGTTCTACTTTACTACGTTCTGCTTTACTTTACTACGTTCTACTTTACTACGTTCTGCTTTACTACGTTCTACTTTACTTTACTATGTTCTACTTTACTACGTTCTACTTTACTTCGTTCTACTTTACTACGTTCTGCTTTGCTATGTTCTGCTTTACTTTACTACGTTCTACTTTACTACGTTCTACTTTACTTCGTTCTACTTTACTACGTTCTACTTTACTACGTTCTGCTTTGCTATGTTCTGCTTTACTTTACTACGTTCTACTTTACTACGTTCTACTTTACTTCGTTCTACTTTACTACGTTCTGCTTTGCTATGTTCTGCTATTCTCCATTCAGTTCAAAGGCTTTATTCTGCCAAAGCATTCAGGTACAAATCAATATTCACACAATACAGTAATATTAAACACAACATGATGAAGAGgtga